One genomic region from Sphingobacterium multivorum encodes:
- a CDS encoding DNA topoisomerase IB: MKARTGYTRRKVGKSFKYFDASEKEVSDKKVLERIAKLVIPPNWTDVWIAKTSKSDLQAFGFDQKGRKQYIYHSKFVGQRQAAKFSNILYMGKYLQELRNISSKHLKHEFWDMDKLCAVAFKIMDSTLIRIGNKRYTLTNKSYGLSTLEKRHVSIEGNRISLAYKGKKGVFQQKSWTNKQQAKLLEELLKMKGKRIFQMDSASCESTFCGSAFNQYLRKNCTGEISCKSIRIWGASREAFYQLAQTKQAESLSARKRQLNSVIKKVAEQLGNTKSVSQTYYIHPAIQQVFMEAKFPFIKDKLPLAKLEERVFRFLRKHG, encoded by the coding sequence ATGAAAGCAAGAACGGGGTATACAAGAAGAAAAGTAGGTAAGTCTTTTAAATATTTCGACGCTTCGGAAAAGGAAGTGTCCGATAAAAAGGTTTTAGAGCGGATCGCAAAACTCGTTATTCCACCAAATTGGACAGATGTTTGGATCGCTAAAACCTCAAAAAGCGATTTACAGGCTTTTGGCTTCGACCAAAAAGGACGCAAACAATATATCTATCATTCCAAATTTGTCGGCCAACGGCAAGCTGCAAAGTTTAGTAATATCCTCTATATGGGTAAATACTTACAAGAGTTGAGAAACATCAGTTCCAAACACCTCAAACACGAATTTTGGGACATGGATAAACTTTGTGCAGTTGCTTTTAAAATAATGGACAGTACATTGATTCGTATTGGCAATAAGCGTTATACACTGACAAATAAATCGTATGGGCTGAGTACTTTGGAAAAAAGACACGTCAGCATTGAAGGCAATCGGATATCGCTAGCCTATAAAGGTAAAAAGGGGGTTTTCCAGCAGAAATCCTGGACCAACAAACAACAAGCTAAACTTTTGGAAGAATTACTAAAAATGAAAGGCAAAAGGATATTCCAAATGGATAGTGCAAGTTGCGAAAGCACTTTCTGTGGCTCCGCTTTTAATCAGTATCTGCGGAAGAATTGTACGGGTGAGATCAGCTGCAAGAGTATTCGCATTTGGGGAGCCAGTCGTGAAGCCTTTTATCAGCTTGCGCAAACAAAACAGGCGGAATCACTCAGTGCACGGAAAAGACAATTAAATAGCGTCATCAAGAAGGTTGCAGAGCAACTTGGTAATACGAAGTCTGTTTCGCAGACTTATTATATCCATCCGGCCATACAACAGGTATTTATGGAAGCAAAGTTCCCCTTTATAAAAGATAAATTACCACTAGCGAAGCTTGAAGAGAGAGTATTCCGATTTTTACGTAAGCATGGCTAA
- a CDS encoding PA2169 family four-helix-bundle protein: protein MENNTVNDRTLISDLIQINNDRIAGYQKAVEIATRLHLEHLNNTFVEFMNQSEVFIEELKLYLAPREEDSIGGTMISGKLFRIWMEIKSAISGNDERSLLCSCEQGEDAFTHTYKDVVDHEGWEISHDLLLLIEKQLGIQLEAHEYIKTLRDKATTS, encoded by the coding sequence ATGGAAAACAATACGGTAAATGATCGTACATTAATCAGCGACCTTATACAGATCAACAACGATCGGATTGCAGGCTATCAAAAAGCTGTAGAAATAGCCACACGCCTCCATCTTGAACATTTAAATAACACCTTTGTTGAGTTTATGAACCAATCCGAGGTATTTATTGAAGAATTAAAACTCTACCTAGCTCCGCGGGAGGAAGACTCAATCGGAGGAACGATGATCAGTGGCAAGCTATTCAGAATTTGGATGGAGATAAAATCCGCCATTTCAGGAAATGATGAAAGGAGTTTACTATGCAGCTGTGAGCAAGGTGAAGATGCCTTTACACATACCTATAAGGATGTTGTTGACCATGAAGGCTGGGAAATCAGCCATGATCTGCTCCTGCTCATCGAAAAACAACTTGGTATACAGCTCGAAGCTCACGAATATATTAAAACGTTACGAGACAAGGCCACAACGTCTTAA
- a CDS encoding NAD(P)/FAD-dependent oxidoreductase: MDLKSNEPFWLVKNGLLNTYPSLQKDISCDVLIVGGGITGALIAHQCMADGKKCVLIDKREIVNGSSAATTSMLQYEIDIPLYRLKELIGIQGAIASYRACGEAIDKLGRLAKKIRSKAGFRSKQSLYYAAKKKDIAWLKVEFEARQEAGFDIKWLTERDIRERYAMSGAYGGILSDLGASIDAFCFTHELLAYNVNRGLSIFDKTALEKVFYKSGYNSAITSTGAKIKAEKIIYCTGYETTNLISEKFVDLLSTFAIVSEADKEHNQLYRDLLIWNTATPYLYMRTTDDDRFLIGGEDETFRDPIKRDELIAKKSHKLAQSFNKIFVDKTFRTDFTWAGTFGTTKDGLPYIGEHRKFKNSYFVCGFGGNGITFSVAAMDMVASWLHKLNHPLEEWFRFGR; the protein is encoded by the coding sequence ATGGATTTAAAGTCAAATGAGCCATTTTGGTTGGTGAAGAATGGTCTCTTAAATACCTATCCTTCCTTACAAAAAGATATAAGCTGTGATGTACTTATTGTAGGAGGGGGGATCACCGGAGCCTTGATTGCGCATCAATGTATGGCTGATGGAAAGAAATGTGTTCTTATAGATAAGCGGGAAATTGTGAATGGGAGTTCGGCGGCAACAACTTCCATGTTACAATATGAGATTGATATTCCCTTATATAGATTAAAGGAATTAATCGGCATTCAGGGGGCAATTGCGAGCTACCGAGCCTGTGGAGAAGCTATTGATAAATTAGGTAGACTTGCCAAGAAAATCCGATCGAAAGCTGGTTTTAGAAGCAAACAGTCACTCTACTATGCGGCAAAGAAAAAGGATATAGCTTGGCTAAAGGTGGAGTTCGAAGCAAGGCAAGAAGCTGGCTTCGACATCAAGTGGCTAACGGAGCGGGATATCAGGGAACGTTATGCAATGAGCGGTGCTTATGGGGGTATACTTTCGGATCTAGGGGCAAGCATTGACGCCTTTTGTTTCACACACGAACTATTGGCATATAATGTTAACCGAGGGTTATCGATTTTTGACAAAACAGCGTTGGAAAAAGTGTTTTATAAGTCTGGTTATAATTCAGCGATTACTTCAACAGGGGCTAAAATCAAAGCGGAAAAGATTATCTATTGTACAGGATACGAAACAACAAATCTCATTTCCGAAAAATTTGTTGACCTGCTAAGCACATTTGCTATTGTATCGGAAGCTGATAAAGAACATAATCAGCTATATCGCGACCTTCTCATCTGGAATACGGCCACGCCCTATTTGTATATGCGAACAACAGACGACGATAGGTTCCTGATTGGAGGAGAAGATGAGACCTTTAGAGATCCCATCAAGCGAGATGAGCTCATTGCAAAGAAGTCACATAAGTTAGCGCAGTCATTTAATAAAATTTTTGTCGATAAAACCTTCCGCACTGATTTTACTTGGGCAGGCACATTTGGGACGACCAAAGATGGATTACCTTATATCGGAGAACATAGAAAGTTTAAAAATTCATATTTTGTATGTGGCTTCGGCGGAAATGGTATAACCTTTTCTGTTGCAGCAATGGATATGGTTGCGAGCTGGCTTCATAAGCTAAACCATCCATTGGAAGAATGGTTTAGATTTGGCCGGTAA
- a CDS encoding RNA polymerase sigma factor, with amino-acid sequence MNNSNLNLLVEEKRSLLKHFAGKFTNDPDEKEDLIQETLIRALKSIDDFIRHPKLMSWLYVIMKNVYINQYRKAKRTNDIHETYIGLESTNTIETNKSDNKFIADDIEKAMCSLSEENYQVFQLFLEGYKYHEIASYFDMPEGTIKTRIHMTRKKLQKQLKIYRLK; translated from the coding sequence ATGAACAATTCCAATTTAAATTTGTTAGTCGAAGAAAAAAGAAGTCTTTTGAAACATTTCGCGGGAAAATTCACCAATGATCCTGATGAAAAAGAGGATTTGATTCAAGAAACACTTATCCGCGCATTAAAATCGATCGATGATTTTATCCGTCACCCCAAGTTAATGTCTTGGCTTTACGTTATTATGAAAAATGTATACATCAATCAATACCGCAAAGCGAAGCGTACGAATGATATCCACGAAACCTACATCGGTCTGGAAAGTACCAATACAATAGAAACAAATAAAAGTGACAACAAATTCATCGCGGATGATATTGAAAAAGCGATGTGCAGTTTGTCGGAAGAAAATTATCAAGTGTTTCAATTATTTCTCGAAGGATATAAATATCATGAGATAGCCTCTTATTTTGATATGCCCGAAGGCACTATAAAAACCAGGATCCACATGACAAGAAAGAAACTTCAAAAGCAACTTAAAATTTACAGGCTCAAATAA
- a CDS encoding Ku protein, whose amino-acid sequence MRAIWTGAIGFGLVNIPIKLYSATENASLDLDMLDRKDLSNIKFKRVNEQTGKEVKWDNIVKGYFMKDHYVVLEDADFEDASPEKSKLINLHAFVKLMDVDSIYFETPYYLEPQKGGEKAYQLLVKALEKTKMAGLGAFVMRNVEHLALIKPYRNALVLNKIRYQQEIRGLDDLKLPTTIKIQKVEMDMATQLIEQHSKSFDISKYKNEYMDELLKIIKQKDKGKRPTIRKMKVEHTKADDLLAKLKASLG is encoded by the coding sequence ATGCGTGCAATTTGGACAGGGGCTATTGGTTTTGGCTTAGTTAATATTCCCATAAAATTATATAGTGCAACTGAAAATGCAAGTCTCGATTTGGACATGCTTGATCGTAAAGATTTATCCAATATTAAATTCAAACGGGTAAATGAACAGACTGGTAAAGAGGTAAAGTGGGACAATATTGTTAAAGGATACTTTATGAAAGACCACTATGTAGTTTTGGAAGACGCCGATTTTGAAGATGCAAGTCCGGAGAAATCAAAACTTATCAATCTGCATGCATTTGTAAAACTGATGGATGTTGACAGTATTTATTTTGAAACACCTTATTACCTAGAGCCACAGAAGGGCGGTGAGAAAGCTTATCAGCTGCTTGTCAAAGCTTTAGAAAAAACAAAAATGGCGGGTTTAGGAGCATTTGTGATGCGAAATGTCGAACATCTAGCCCTTATAAAACCCTATCGTAATGCATTGGTATTGAATAAAATTCGCTATCAGCAGGAGATTAGGGGCTTGGACGACCTTAAATTGCCCACTACAATAAAAATTCAAAAGGTGGAAATGGACATGGCGACACAGCTGATTGAGCAGCACAGTAAGTCCTTTGATATTAGTAAATATAAAAATGAATACATGGACGAGCTCCTAAAAATTATCAAGCAAAAAGACAAGGGAAAACGCCCAACCATCCGAAAAATGAAAGTTGAGCATACAAAAGCAGACGATCTCCTTGCCAAACTAAAAGCGAGCTTGGGTTAA